TTTATGACTCTCCCTCACCATTACAGGTCTGTGGGATAATCATGGcctgctgtgtcctgcacaACATCGCTATGAAGCGTGGTGTCCCTCTTCCCCCtcagccacaaccccgtgaggatgtgcgtcctgacgcaatgatggggccagactgcaggcacgcggttcacgttcgagtgcaattaattgcccgtttgtgaataaactgcattattgtcacaatttcagtctaacagtcttgattcacttcaaaaagaaaaaataagagagaccggtttcagagcacagcttttacacgtttattttttttacattcttatttttttacattctcattGATTTCTTTAAttgtgttggctatagtcatcagggttgaggcaattttatcaagcgtgttagccatcctttcttgattgttcaacacggtgTCAGAAATCAGgtgtggagaggcaagctttgggcattttgctgctttttgctctgtctacagggccctgctgcagttccttttatgggcattagtgggtggtgacttatgctaatagTATGTTAATTAGATTCACCTGGCACACACTCTCAACTTACAagtagatggcattcatcaatctaagaacacagctgcgaacaattctgaggcttacgaacgcgatgatgaatctgacgtagggttttcttaaggaacttcttaagaacaacttaagaaagaatctaagaagattcttaagaacatattggtgaataaGGCCCattgtgttttttgcagcttgaaaatgtgtgaaaaaatgaACAGGTTGGCGTTCACAGAAGTTTCAGCTGATAAttcaaatgagaagagaaacgaAAAGAACTTATTTGAATCAGAAATAAGAAGGTCTTCTCAGAAAGAGGCGAAGACTTTGTTACGAACGGTTGTAGCAGGACCCGAAAGtaggcagcacacagtggcagatTGTCTTCCGAGAAACTTTATTGAAGATCACAGGAATGTATTTAACTCAAAAGAGGTGGAGACCGCGATTAGTTCTAAATCCAAGCTCTACCTCCAGGGACCGCAGCCTGTGGAACCTACAGCAAAGAACcatgggtgggggtgggggctccGCCTGGGCtcgctccaccaccaccagagaCAGCCCTGTCCTCAGCGGTCTCACCGACGGCCTGTCCAGCCTCTTCAGTGTGGTGGAACACTCAGGAAGCACAGAGTCGCTCTGGAGGGTCGATGGAGGTGAAAAGATTTTGGTTGACAAATAAGCAAATACTAAATCCTAAACGCGATTCCAGCATTGTTCTTATCCTCTCACCATATGTTTTTAACCTCAGGAGCCAGCCAGGGGGCTAGTCCAGCACGGCAGCCTCCTGCTGCGGGAAAACCCTCCGTTGCTGCAGTCTGTGGACCCGAGACCGGCTCTCAGAGGTACGGAGGTCTCGTCCAAGAGTTCTTTAGGAATGTATGCAGCAGCCGTACCCAGGAAGGAGTGGCCCTGCCTGGGGAGAGGGTGCGGAGAGACTCTCTCGTGGGTCTGGCGGGTGGGTTTGGCGGCGGCAGCAGTGAGGCCAAACCAGAGTGCGTGGCGTTAGGAGTCGGAGGCCACAGGGCGCTGGTGTGTTTGGCTGGGAACAATGACAACGTGACCAGGATCGTGAATAGGAGATTCATGAGACAGACTGTTGGGGAGGAGATGGTCAGCATcatgggaggagggaaggaaatgaACAGCACAGGAGCCGCGGGATCCTGGACAGAGGTAGGAGACCTGGGAATGTAGTTCCATCTCTTGGAATGACCTCATCTGAAGCTGTCAGCTCAGTGTTTAGatgaaaatcaaatatttgtttctacgtgtgaggatgaggaaatGCAGCCCAACAACCTGCATTCAGTTTCTTTTGTATTCCTGCTTTCTGATGCAACTTTATGAACAAattcaggaggaaaaaaaagtcaaaattctGATGTTTAAGAGAATCTTGAATCTCAAGTCATTTCACATACACAAGCATATTAGAAGTGCAGTTTTACTTTTCACATTCTTCAGTCATTGTCAGACTGCACACTTTTTACTGTGTGCGGAACACCAACAGGCCCACAACAGCATAGATGACTTACTGCTGTAGTCTTAGTGAAatctaatatatattttttaatttttataatTTACAAGCTAAATCCTGTACTTAAGCTTCAGCTAAATTACTTTTGTACTGTCAGTGACAAACCCACGTCTTTTTAATTGCTGTTccatttcccaggatgcaccttgCGACTGTGTTGGCCAGTCTTCCTGCGCCGCCCAGCCATCAAGAACTGTGGCTCGCCTCTCGCTCGGACAGTGCAAGCACCGCACGCCAGACTCTGCGGCAGCACCTGAGGAAAAGACGGAAACATGCAATGACTGATGACAATTCCACTGCCACATttaacacatgcacacgcacacacacactgtacatcGAAGCAGACCTTCCTCCCCTCACAGCAGTGACACCAACAACCTGCCTCACACTGCCACACATAACACAGACGGataacacatgcacgcacatccCAGGTAATCTTGCCGTAGCCTTTGACCGTACCATTCTCATACCGAGGGCAAAACCACATCTGGAGTTACCAGAAGCTACCAGCACGATCCGTCACTCCCCCATTGAAGATGCAAACAGAAAGAACCACGACTACTTCAGATATCGATGAAGTCAACATGCAACCATGGTGTCgaatgtgaaacctgtttaaacACGTTGGGATTAGCATGAACTCTTAATAGATATGTAACATTTTTAGAAATGGGACATTAGCTGTGGCATATGAACCGGTCGATCTCAGTTTGTATCTATGACAGCATGCAGAATGTTGGAGACTGAGAGATATTCTGCCACCGATGTCAATATTCACTCtgaaaacgaaaaaaaaaaagcctgtgtgCAGAGTCCCTCAGGCACTGGATATTCACACTGCTCTCCCAAACTAGAACTGTATTACATTTACGGTTAAATACGTCCTCCACAACGGTGTATAAAACAACCTTGTTTAGTTGTTTCGATAACAACAACCCGATCATCATCAGAAACTCAAGGTGTCCACCCACCATTGATGATCAGCAACCATCTCCGGCGTGTGTGTCGCATCACTGACGAGGCTACAGGATGaactttttgcacattttcaacATGTAGCATTCCAAATACATCACGCAACGGTTCCATCAACGCCACACAGCCGCTAGGTTCACGTGTAAAGACGCCTCTCGGTGAGACAAGTCACTCAGATTTgatagacacacaaacaacaattACACGTTGACAAGTcttttaggttgttttttttaccgcAACTGTGTTGTTGTCATTCCACTTAATCCACTGAAATTTAAAGTGCCTGCCAGATTCTGGTCCACTTACTCCAAAACTGGGCTCACACGAAGCCACAGAGATGAACGCAGTCGAGCTTTTCTTAAATGGGCcatttgtttttatgctttcaAGCTGATATATAAGgcaatggtttttttttattatattgtttttTCGGGGGGGTTTTGGAAAgtaaattatttttgtttttttattatacGGATGTTTTTGCTGGAAAAAATAAgcctgttgtttctgttgtattTCATCATGGGGTGCTACTCTGCAACATTCGCTCCGGACCTGCCTGCTTTATCCAGGCCTTTGACCCATTTAGCTGTttgaaaatggccttttttcACTGGCCAGTTCTCCTCCCCAGTCCATGACTCAGCAGGTTTAAATCAGGTAATACAGTGAAAGGATGTTTGTGCTTGCTAAATGACCCAGTGGGGAAAAGCCGCAGTTTGAACGCTGCTGCGTGGCTCCAGTCCAGGCCTCACTGGTGCTGGAAACCCAACTGGAACTGAGTCTTTAACCAGTTGACAGGTCGCATCATTTAACCTTTCTGTCTGGAAGATTCCTGAAGGTGTCAGTCAGATTTTGCACTATTTAAAACAGTTTCATGCTTCTAGTAAACTGACACTGGTGGTAATTACTGGAATAGTTAATCACAGTAATAAACGTGTCACTGATGAACTACAAATGATCCTGTCCAAAACAGTCAAAGCAAACTGCCAACAATATTTTGATGCTACTGGAACTCGCTAACAAAGATACAAACCAGTTTTTAGTTTCCGTGTGGCCACTcggtcacacacacaacatcagTGATCTGTTAGCAGCTATATAGACTATCAACCTAAGGCACTCCAACCCAGCTGAAAACCGTAATAGATAACATGTTTATACAGTTATAATGAAATACACTCCTTAAAAAGCACCACAAAAGAAGATAAATTCTCTCACAGTGCACATAAACCTTTCTAGTTCCCTGATGTCACAGTTACATTGGAGCGAGAGGTCATCTATCATCGTAAAATAATGCATCATTGAAGCCAACACAGTACAAGATTCCATTAAAAGTTGAAAATGCaacatgtaaataaaagaaGCACAAACCTGGTGCAGTGCAGACAGACCAACACACGGGCCTTTTGTATGACACTTCAATCTTTTGGTTTTTAGCGAAATCCTACTGGGATTCTCCAATGACTGTCCTCACTGACCACTCTGTCTTATAAACACTTACTATTTATTTCCACATGGGGCACATCAGGAAATACACAAGACTAATGTTTCCCTTCTGAACATTACCTTGTGCCTTTGAACTACAACTGATTTAAGTCATTATTTTGTAATGCGTCCGGCTTGTTAATTACGACGGTGATGCCAAAACCCTGACTCATTGTTTCTGAGGTGAAGACGTCTGTCATCAAGGGTTTCCAGCTGCGCTGTAAAAAAGTGTCACAACCCAGCAGAGCTCAGAATTTGTGTCTGACGAATACAACACATGCAAATGGTTGAAATTTGGgaccatgtttgttttttgtggggggggttgttccgCCAGGTTTTGTACAGTTGAATTGAAGTAGTTTTATTTGGTGTTTTGGATGGGTAACACTCCCAGTTAAAGCCTGTGTTTCCtccaatttgcatttttttcctttgctcATTTGCATTTGCGAGTAGGATCTGAATTATGGTGGAATTAGCTTTAGACTGAGATCATTTCCAGGTCAGTTCTATCCCTGCCTCTCTTGTCTTCTCATGTACTGGTCCACCCTCAGGTTATAACGTAAGTATGCGACATTGCAGCTGTGGCTGCACCCACACTGCAGAGTGAAGGCTGGCGGGTTACCGCACAAACATCTCTTGACCAGATTACACCAGCATGTCCAAAAGAGAGTGACTGTGGATGATGCTGAGCTAAGCAAGCTGGGGATTCCTATACTAAAAATCAACAGTAAATCCACTGCACACtttatcttaatcttaatcaggCGATAGGCGGCCTTGTCAGCCGTCCATGTGACCGACCAAGGCCAATCAGAGCATCGTGCAATGCAGTCAACCTCCAGCACTGGAGCTACCTCTCGAAAGACCACACACTAGTCGACCTCAGGTCACTCCAGCTCTGGCAGGGACCAGGAAACTGACATGCCGACACAGTCACACAGATGCGTCCCCTTTTTTACCACCTCAACCACCGACCTAGACTACCTCCTAGTCACACAGTtacatccccctctcctcccccacagccagaacCACCATCACTCGCACCATCCCAGACCAAAGGTCGCAAAGGTACTTTTGTGTCCATACACACAATTCGATTGCACCTTTCTGATCTGTGACCTTTTGTAATTTCAGGGATCCCCTACTTCTCTGTTGCAGAGATCTTTCCTCTGCACCCCTGAGAATTTTTTCCCAattgtgaaaatgtttttgcAACAATAACATTCTCATGGTGTCTTTCCTTGTATTTCTCTCCCTTGTGGACACACCAGAGTGACAACGGGGGAATGCCGATCCTGACACACCTGCTGTCAATTTCAAGACACCACACATATCTCTTTGTACAATTACACCTCTTCCACCTGGATAACTTGTGTTATAATTTGAAACAAACATACTCCTTCAGGCCATTAGAGTTGTGACATTCATGACCAAAGTAAAGTGTTTGTTCTATATGCATGGAAGAGGATTTGAGTAACAACAGTGTCTCAAGCCACTTTAGAAACTAACCTAAACATCTGAGAGATGTTATATATCTAACAAGGCAAGCCAAGTTATTTAACTTTCCACATATTAAGGGGGGTGCACCGTTCCTGGAGATACTGCAATACCAGGTCGATGCGTGGAGTGGACGGAGCAAGCCCCTATTCCATCTCCCTGTTccaaaaatcaatttaatataTGGTCCCCGGGTAGGGGAcgtatcagatattaaactgataagaacagatactacacttgatcttagccaaaaggccgagaagcgataCCACAGAACTGGTGAAGGGAGGGGCTCATTCCGGTGACTATGACTTTTACGCGTgggttttgcatttttaaaagatgtggGAACATTACATGTGAGAAAATTACACTAAATATTCACCGCTATCGTTAGCAAAGATACACAGCCTAGCGCTGCGTTAGAAACACCAAAAAACGAGGATCCTAAACGCCGCGTTGTGCATTTCCGATCACGTGGTGTACGTCTGTCCAATGGGCAGCCGTATCATACGATTTGTTTAAAATTCTAGTTGTGCGTTAATTGGTCGCTAAACTGTTTAATCCGTTAAGTTATTTGATAAATATAGACCGATCCAGCTGTGCCATTTATTTTTCGCAcgttaatgtttttaaaaatacaaattaaacaTGACCACATTTTCGAGCAATAACAGAActatgtctccctctgctgggcGCGACCAACATAACGGGGGAAGGGAAGGCAGAAAAAATGCGAGACAATTATAAGGCCAACAAATCATTCATCGGCAGCATTTCCATTCCAGTGATTTCCCCAGTTTTTACAAAATAATGCATTTCATGCAACGGAACCAATTGTAACAATTTAGTAGGAACTTTCTATAATGCAATAAAATAAGGCTCATTGCGTAAACTTCATTGTGAATTCGAACTTCGACTGGGTATTTTGACTCACACGAAGTTAATTTTTGCAAAGTTAACTTTGCTTGCAGGGTCAACTTCAAAATGATTTGCATCAATGCAAGTGTTTTTATATTAGgtaaaaaatatttgttttaggtCTTCCTAACGCAACGCCCTCGTAATGTCCGTAAGCCCAAGGTTCGCTCTTTAGCTAACAAAAGAAAGCGGAATAACTTGACACCTTTTCACAAAATCGTGAAATTTCCTAATAACATTTGCTAACTTCAAATAGCACCAGCTTATAACGCTAAATGACACTACTGGGAAGTATTTAAAGAGACGCGTTTACTTACTTACCATTTCTACGTGAGTTGGCGAGAGTCACGTCGTTCCTGGCCTAATGTTGTTCCTTTAACCCAACAGTGGGGGCGCTGCTGTGCTGTCGGCGGCTTCCGTGATCACAAGGCGGGGTGTAGTGTTTATTACTGACATTAACTATTTTAATTGCATCTTCGTCTTTTTCCTACCACACGCAAAAATTTCGACGAGCTGTTGACGAGAATGAATATGGCAATGAATATTCATCTGTGTTTCAGAAAGcgctctgtctccctctgctgaaaCAAATAGAACGCACCACATCCAAATAAGCTAAGAATAAAAGTAGAAAATAAGACAGGTTTTAATTTAACTGAACCACTATATGAAGGAGTTTAACATGGTACACT
This genomic window from Takifugu rubripes chromosome 3, fTakRub1.2, whole genome shotgun sequence contains:
- the LOC115249055 gene encoding protein SOGA1-like; translation: MFLTSGASQGASPARQPPAAGKPSVAAVCGPETGSQRYGGLVQEFFRNVCSSRTQEGVALPGERVRRDSLVGLAGGFGGGSSEAKPECVALGVGGHRALVCLAGNNDNVTRIVNRRFMRQTVGEEMVSIMGGGKEMNSTGAAGSWTEDAPCDCVGQSSCAAQPSRTVARLSLGQCKHRTPDSAAAPEEKTETCND